A genomic region of Dactylococcopsis salina PCC 8305 contains the following coding sequences:
- a CDS encoding AAA family ATPase, whose translation MYFTELDIYHFRDIESLEIREIKQVNLITGRNNCGKTSILEAIFLLSGMSNPQLSLRIHNFRNFNLTEADDFSYLFKDLNFSHTPQIRGKLTSQNRQLQIEPIHQTTQTNQQQFSEKSNLNENDLFSYTSPSNEYNSEIEGIQFNYSIDNQNSYQSLIRLKQGQGEISIPHNYRENLTATFLSPNTIMSSLGQQLEKAIIRKKLKSIITALQEIEPRLLDIRMGNRGIVYADLGLDNLVPINVMGDGFIRILAILASISENKNGILIIDEIENGFHYKTLAVLWKAMLKMAFQSNVQLFLVTHSYECIESLVNVYQTMKPELREDFVSLFRIERNAKGEHKAFQYEGDTLMVGIQEEIEVR comes from the coding sequence ATGTATTTTACCGAGTTAGATATTTATCATTTTCGAGATATAGAATCATTAGAGATTCGCGAAATTAAGCAAGTCAATTTAATTACAGGAAGAAACAACTGTGGAAAAACATCTATTTTAGAAGCCATTTTTCTGTTATCTGGAATGTCCAATCCACAATTATCTTTAAGAATTCATAATTTTCGCAATTTTAATTTAACTGAAGCTGATGATTTTAGCTATTTATTTAAAGACTTAAATTTTTCTCACACTCCCCAAATTCGGGGAAAATTAACTTCTCAAAATAGACAGCTTCAAATCGAGCCAATTCATCAGACAACGCAAACTAACCAACAGCAGTTTTCTGAAAAATCAAACTTAAATGAAAATGATTTATTTAGCTACACTTCCCCCAGTAATGAATACAATTCTGAAATAGAAGGAATACAGTTTAATTATAGTATTGATAACCAAAATAGCTATCAGAGTTTAATTCGATTGAAGCAAGGTCAAGGTGAAATCTCAATCCCTCATAATTATCGAGAAAATCTGACTGCAACTTTCCTCAGTCCCAATACTATCATGTCTAGTTTAGGTCAACAACTTGAAAAAGCAATCATTAGAAAGAAGTTAAAATCAATCATTACCGCTTTGCAAGAAATCGAACCAAGATTACTTGATATTAGAATGGGAAATCGAGGAATTGTTTATGCTGATCTTGGTTTAGATAATTTAGTTCCTATTAATGTCATGGGTGATGGATTTATTAGAATATTGGCGATACTGGCTTCAATCTCTGAAAATAAAAATGGCATTTTGATTATTGATGAAATTGAAAATGGCTTTCATTATAAAACCCTTGCTGTCTTGTGGAAAGCAATGTTAAAAATGGCTTTTCAAAGCAATGTTCAATTATTTCTTGTCACTCACTCCTATGAATGTATAGAATCATTGGTTAACGTTTATCAGACGATGAAACCAGAGTTAAGAGAAGACTTTGTAAGTTTATTTAGAATTGAAAGAAACGCTAAGGGTGAACATAAGGCGTTTCAATATGAAGGAGATACTTTGATGGTAGGAATTCAGGAAGAAATTGAGGTTAGATAA
- a CDS encoding chorismate lyase has product MNWQPTSTLETNWHALKPLWQGGEDIVKTGLPHEQLPPAWQILLLGDGSPTRHLRLLTREPIEVDVIDMSPIGNDRDRAPGGIEAVPSPRLRRQVWLRTASGQRLAYAVSWWEAQEVDEYLQNRALPIWDNLSRLHTELYRDIQGIYYGESAELEKAFAEAGPFWGRHYLFWHNGQPLTLIYEVFSPYLKRYLG; this is encoded by the coding sequence TTGAACTGGCAACCCACCTCGACTCTAGAAACCAACTGGCACGCTTTAAAACCCCTTTGGCAAGGGGGAGAAGACATTGTAAAAACGGGACTCCCCCACGAACAACTTCCCCCAGCCTGGCAAATTTTACTACTGGGAGATGGGTCTCCCACTCGTCACCTGAGATTGTTGACTAGAGAACCGATCGAGGTTGATGTGATTGATATGTCACCAATTGGGAATGATCGCGATCGCGCCCCAGGAGGCATTGAAGCCGTCCCTTCTCCTCGATTGCGCCGTCAAGTTTGGTTACGCACCGCATCAGGACAAAGATTAGCCTATGCGGTTTCTTGGTGGGAAGCGCAAGAGGTGGATGAGTACCTCCAAAACCGTGCTTTACCGATTTGGGATAACCTTTCTCGCCTCCATACAGAATTATATCGAGATATTCAAGGCATTTACTACGGAGAGTCTGCGGAACTCGAAAAAGCCTTCGCAGAAGCGGGCCCCTTCTGGGGACGACATTATTTATTTTGGCATAATGGTCAGCCTCTGACTTTAATTTATGAGGTGTTTTCTCCTTACTTAAAGCGCTATTTAGGTTAG
- a CDS encoding DUF3226 domain-containing protein yields the protein MRVGIFIMPNNSDEGMLEDLCLKSIKKNSIDHCIEEYIQCCLDNLPDEEKNIKISKAKVLAFLATKNPLVNSLGVAAKNGYWNLKDDCFDEIKEFINKLVAI from the coding sequence ATGCGAGTTGGTATCTTTATTATGCCCAATAATAGCGATGAAGGAATGCTAGAAGATTTATGCCTTAAATCAATTAAGAAAAATTCTATTGATCACTGTATAGAAGAATATATTCAATGCTGTTTAGATAATCTTCCTGATGAAGAAAAAAATATAAAAATCTCAAAAGCTAAAGTTTTAGCTTTTCTTGCGACTAAGAATCCACTTGTGAATTCATTAGGAGTTGCGGCTAAAAATGGATACTGGAATTTAAAAGATGATTGCTTTGATGAGATTAAAGAGTTTATCAATAAACTGGTAGCAATATAG
- a CDS encoding Hsp70 family protein — translation MTESANYAIDFGTSNTVITRWNTTTATADVVSLSSVSQQLPNNPPLVPSLLYVEDANQEQVVIGQAVRDRALDVKSDPRFFRGFKRGIAASVQGFLPELDGKTVTFEQAGEWFLESLTQQLQQQEKTEIESLVLTVPVDSFEAYRHWLTTVCGHLKAKQVRLIDEPTAAALGYGTTKQDILLVIDFGGGTVDFSLVQLNLGETEKQPLGFILKWGDKLLGEKSSQKVKTARVYGKAGANLGGSDLDNWLVDYFVRTQGVEKSGLTTRLAERLKVQLSSQETAEEVYFDETTLDTLELKLERDRFEEILREHQFFAQLDDLMTNVLQQGRRNGIETEDIQSVLLVGGTVQIPAVKQWLEQYFEGTKIQCDRPFSAIASGALQLQSGFKLQDFLYHSYGIRYWNYRENKHSWHPIIKAGQPYPMTTPVELTLGASVENQPSIELIIGELGSENSGKTEVYFDGNRLVTRTLDDGESKVIPLNEDAKTIAQLNPVGSPGRDRVKLQFWVDQHRSLRITVEDLLTQKTLLKEQVVTELS, via the coding sequence ATGACAGAAAGCGCCAACTACGCGATCGATTTTGGGACAAGTAACACGGTTATTACTCGTTGGAATACAACCACAGCAACGGCAGACGTGGTTTCTCTCTCCAGTGTTTCCCAACAGTTACCGAATAACCCACCGTTAGTTCCCAGTTTGCTATATGTAGAAGATGCGAACCAAGAACAAGTTGTAATTGGTCAAGCGGTGCGCGATCGCGCTTTGGATGTGAAATCAGACCCGCGTTTCTTTCGGGGTTTTAAACGAGGAATTGCCGCATCAGTACAAGGATTCCTCCCAGAATTAGACGGAAAAACGGTTACGTTTGAACAAGCTGGAGAATGGTTTTTAGAAAGTCTAACCCAACAACTTCAGCAGCAAGAAAAAACCGAAATTGAGTCATTAGTTTTAACGGTTCCAGTTGATAGTTTTGAAGCCTATCGTCACTGGTTAACCACAGTTTGCGGTCATCTCAAAGCAAAACAAGTGCGTTTGATTGATGAACCAACTGCCGCCGCTTTAGGCTATGGTACAACAAAGCAAGATATTTTGCTAGTGATTGATTTTGGTGGGGGAACGGTTGATTTTTCTCTGGTACAACTGAATTTAGGAGAAACGGAAAAACAACCCCTTGGTTTTATTTTGAAATGGGGAGACAAACTGTTAGGAGAAAAGTCTTCTCAGAAGGTGAAAACAGCGCGAGTTTATGGGAAAGCAGGGGCAAATTTAGGGGGAAGTGATCTTGATAATTGGCTGGTTGATTATTTTGTGAGAACACAAGGAGTAGAAAAGTCAGGGTTAACGACTCGTTTGGCAGAACGATTAAAGGTACAATTGTCTTCTCAAGAAACAGCAGAAGAGGTTTATTTTGATGAGACAACTTTGGACACTTTAGAGTTAAAATTAGAGCGCGATCGCTTTGAGGAAATTTTACGAGAACATCAGTTTTTTGCTCAACTTGATGATCTGATGACCAATGTGTTACAACAGGGACGACGGAATGGGATTGAAACTGAAGATATCCAGTCGGTTTTATTAGTCGGTGGAACGGTTCAAATTCCCGCCGTTAAACAGTGGCTAGAACAGTATTTTGAAGGAACAAAAATTCAATGCGATCGACCCTTTAGCGCGATCGCATCGGGTGCGTTACAATTACAATCAGGATTTAAACTGCAAGATTTTCTGTATCATAGCTACGGGATTCGTTATTGGAATTATCGAGAAAATAAACACAGTTGGCATCCGATTATTAAAGCTGGACAACCCTATCCGATGACAACTCCTGTGGAATTAACCCTCGGCGCTTCTGTGGAAAATCAGCCCAGTATTGAATTAATTATTGGGGAATTAGGGTCAGAAAATAGCGGCAAAACTGAAGTTTATTTTGATGGGAATCGGTTGGTAACACGGACGTTAGATGATGGGGAAAGTAAGGTGATTCCTCTCAATGAAGACGCGAAAACGATCGCACAATTAAATCCTGTGGGGAGTCCAGGACGCGATCGAGTTAAACTACAATTTTGGGTGGATCAGCATCGATCGTTACGGATTACAGTCGAGGATTTATTGACCCAAAAAACCTTATTAAAAGAACAAGTGGTGACAGAATTAAGTTAA
- a CDS encoding AraC family transcriptional regulator, which translates to MVGLVRQKARGKRQEAKGKRQEAKGKRQEAKGKRQEAKGKRLACKLP; encoded by the coding sequence TTGGTTGGTTTAGTAAGGCAAAAGGCAAGAGGCAAGAGGCAAGAGGCAAAAGGCAAAAGGCAAGAGGCAAAAGGCAAAAGGCAAGAGGCAAAAGGCAAAAGGCAAGAGGCAAAAGGCAAGAGGCTTGCATGCAAGTTGCCTTAG